In Pseudocalidococcus azoricus BACA0444, a single genomic region encodes these proteins:
- the queF gene encoding preQ(1) synthase, whose protein sequence is MTSNLQADLKTGEREILAGQLTTFPNPRTGRPYQINITLPEFTCKCPFSGYPDFATIHLTYTPDQRVLELKALKLYINSYRDQYISHEEGVNKILDDLVAACAPLSMRIKGDYSPRGNVHTTIEVHYPFTADTP, encoded by the coding sequence ATGACCAGCAATCTCCAGGCCGACTTAAAAACAGGCGAACGGGAAATTCTCGCAGGGCAACTCACCACCTTTCCTAACCCCCGGACTGGTCGTCCCTATCAAATTAACATCACCTTGCCCGAATTTACCTGCAAATGCCCCTTTTCTGGTTATCCCGATTTCGCCACGATTCACCTCACCTATACCCCCGATCAGCGCGTCTTGGAACTCAAGGCCCTCAAGCTTTACATCAACAGCTACCGGGATCAATATATTTCCCATGAAGAAGGGGTGAATAAAATCCTTGATGACTTAGTGGCAGCCTGTGCCCCCTTGTCCATGAGGATTAAAGGAGATTATTCCCCCCGTGGCAATGTTCACACCACCATCGAAGTGCATTATCCCTTTACTGCCGATACACCCTAA
- a CDS encoding iron uptake porin, which yields MNKINTLRACSLLLMSGSSLVWTGQAWAESAHPTPPRQSVTLTTIESQPPNSSSIPAPVAPLPVANPTQVANPTQADLQALGQVTSVSQLSDVQPTDWAYQALASLVEKYGCIAGYPDGTFRGNRAATRFELAAALNACLDVVSDRFATKEDLAAVRRLQQEFATELATIRGRVDNVEARIAALEATQFSTTTKLQGEAILGFEAAGGGNPTGSQPNPIAVYRTRLNLVTSFTGQDMLITGIQAFNFQGALVGGASVQNTLFPGTVLNSGSTNLGFQPQFAGIDPNNLANSSAYGPNTVNLYKLLYIFPVVKSFTSFAFVKAETTDAFPQIIPWASEGQGALSRFAGVNPIVRLTTGTSGIGVPSGFGFIWNPNSKVNLTALYGVAGAANPGLVPTALDGSAGTPLGSGFLPNNQNSFIAAAQATFSPLKTLDLALNLSYSQHAINVLGTGLSSGGLLGYGGDVFSVPGLPYGAIGNLAQRVQLVGVGGTGTYRITPNIALSGYAAGIFVNTMGGTNTLAGGGALPSPTAGAVYTSFMGGVQFSDAIFEGNTAALIIGQPLYLESTSGIASSPNIPGVFSRARPFQIEAYYRFRVTDNISVTPGAFVIFNPEFNSLNETTAVGLIRSTFTF from the coding sequence ATGAATAAAATCAATACTCTAAGGGCCTGTAGTCTGCTCTTGATGAGTGGCAGTAGCCTTGTTTGGACAGGGCAGGCCTGGGCTGAATCGGCCCACCCCACCCCACCGCGTCAATCGGTGACCTTAACGACGATTGAGAGTCAACCCCCCAATAGCAGCAGTATTCCCGCGCCTGTTGCACCTTTGCCTGTAGCCAATCCAACTCAAGTAGCCAATCCAACTCAAGCCGATCTGCAAGCTCTGGGGCAGGTCACCTCTGTCTCCCAACTCTCCGATGTCCAACCCACAGACTGGGCCTACCAGGCTTTAGCCTCTCTTGTGGAAAAATACGGCTGTATTGCTGGCTATCCCGATGGCACGTTTCGGGGGAATCGGGCTGCAACTCGCTTTGAACTGGCCGCCGCCCTCAACGCCTGCTTAGATGTGGTCAGTGATCGGTTTGCCACCAAAGAAGATTTAGCAGCAGTCCGCCGTCTTCAGCAGGAATTTGCCACCGAACTGGCCACCATTCGCGGTCGGGTTGATAATGTCGAGGCGCGGATTGCCGCCTTAGAAGCCACTCAGTTTTCCACCACGACTAAGCTCCAGGGTGAAGCGATCTTGGGTTTTGAAGCGGCTGGGGGAGGGAATCCAACCGGAAGTCAGCCCAATCCCATTGCCGTTTATCGAACCCGCTTAAACTTGGTTACTAGCTTTACCGGCCAAGATATGTTGATTACTGGCATACAGGCCTTCAACTTCCAAGGTGCGTTAGTAGGTGGAGCTAGCGTCCAAAACACCCTTTTTCCGGGTACGGTGCTTAATTCTGGGAGTACGAATCTTGGCTTTCAACCCCAATTTGCGGGCATTGATCCCAACAACCTCGCTAACAGCAGTGCTTATGGGCCCAATACTGTCAACCTCTATAAGTTGCTGTATATCTTTCCAGTGGTTAAATCCTTTACCAGCTTTGCCTTTGTGAAAGCCGAGACCACCGATGCCTTTCCGCAAATTATTCCCTGGGCCAGTGAGGGGCAAGGAGCTTTATCACGGTTTGCGGGGGTCAACCCCATTGTTCGGCTGACCACAGGTACTTCTGGCATTGGTGTGCCCAGTGGGTTTGGCTTTATCTGGAATCCAAACAGCAAGGTTAACTTAACGGCCCTTTATGGAGTGGCGGGGGCTGCTAATCCAGGCCTAGTCCCAACGGCTTTAGATGGCAGTGCGGGGACACCGCTGGGTTCTGGATTCTTGCCCAATAACCAAAATAGTTTTATCGCGGCGGCCCAGGCCACCTTTAGCCCCCTCAAAACTCTGGACTTAGCCCTGAACCTTTCCTATTCACAACATGCAATTAATGTCTTGGGAACAGGCTTATCTTCCGGTGGGCTTTTGGGTTATGGGGGAGATGTATTTTCAGTCCCCGGCCTCCCCTATGGGGCAATTGGTAACTTAGCCCAGCGGGTGCAGCTTGTTGGCGTGGGCGGAACTGGCACCTATCGAATCACCCCCAATATTGCCCTGTCTGGTTATGCAGCGGGGATTTTTGTGAATACAATGGGCGGGACAAATACCTTAGCGGGGGGTGGGGCCCTACCCAGTCCAACGGCTGGGGCAGTTTATACCAGTTTTATGGGGGGTGTCCAATTTAGTGATGCCATTTTTGAGGGGAATACAGCGGCCCTAATCATCGGTCAGCCTCTCTATTTGGAATCCACCAGTGGCATTGCCAGTAGCCCGAATATTCCGGGGGTGTTTAGCCGGGCCCGCCCATTCCAAATTGAAGCCTACTATCGCTTTCGGGTTACTGACAACATTAGTGTTACCCCAGGAGCCTTTGTGATTTTCAATCCAGAGTTTAATAGCCTGAACGAAACTACCGCCGTGGGCCTGATTCGCTCCACCTTTACCTTCTAG
- a CDS encoding branched-chain amino acid ABC transporter permease: MTLGALLGLSLYIPLMAGQLSLASPGFYALGGYIAAIFSTRILPNSGGLYPLGWIGLELLVGAVVSGGLGIVIGVPTLRLRGIYLAIATIAFVEVLRILALGLEITGGAVGIFGIPQPFQTPIEYLWLTLPLLVLSMISLYRLEKIRPGRALMAIRSDELAASTVGINPTYYKVLAFTLGAILAGLVGVISAHFLNTWNARQGTFDAGVIYLTAVLIGGNRTFMGPVIGGMVFTALPELLRGLAGISGLPLWLGQLLQEGRLMIFGLLIVLGTIFFPRGLVVPELGQTLGKKLFKFVDFAKTQWPQTWPNSKR; encoded by the coding sequence ATGACCCTCGGGGCGTTACTGGGCTTATCCCTGTATATTCCCCTCATGGCCGGGCAGTTATCTCTCGCCAGTCCCGGCTTCTATGCCTTGGGGGGCTACATTGCCGCGATTTTCTCAACCCGCATCCTGCCAAATTCTGGGGGGCTGTATCCCCTGGGCTGGATTGGTCTAGAACTGCTAGTTGGTGCTGTGGTGAGTGGGGGGCTGGGGATTGTTATCGGAGTTCCGACTTTACGGTTACGGGGCATTTATCTAGCCATTGCCACTATTGCCTTTGTGGAAGTCCTGCGGATTTTGGCCTTGGGCCTGGAGATTACCGGTGGAGCGGTAGGGATTTTTGGGATTCCACAACCCTTTCAAACCCCAATTGAATATCTTTGGCTAACATTGCCCCTACTGGTCTTAAGCATGATTTCTCTCTATCGCCTGGAAAAAATTCGTCCCGGCCGGGCGTTGATGGCCATCCGTTCCGATGAATTAGCCGCCAGTACTGTGGGAATTAACCCAACCTATTACAAAGTTTTAGCCTTTACCTTGGGGGCGATCTTGGCTGGCCTGGTAGGAGTGATCAGTGCCCATTTCCTGAATACTTGGAATGCAAGACAGGGAACCTTTGATGCTGGGGTGATTTATTTAACGGCAGTGCTCATTGGCGGTAATCGAACATTTATGGGGCCTGTGATCGGCGGGATGGTGTTTACCGCTTTACCAGAACTACTGCGGGGCCTGGCGGGGATTTCAGGACTACCGTTGTGGTTGGGGCAACTCCTCCAAGAGGGACGATTAATGATTTTTGGGCTGTTGATCGTCTTGGGCACGATCTTTTTTCCCCGGGGCCTGGTGGTGCCAGAACTTGGGCAGACTTTAGGTAAAAAGCTTTTCAAATTTGTAGACTTTGCCAAGACTCAGTGGCCTCAAACCTGGCCAAATTCAAAGAGGTGA
- a CDS encoding ribonuclease D has protein sequence MDMDFPLTIFDQDLSPASFEQFRPADRLAIDTETMGLKPSRDRLCLVQICDPQGQVAVIRISRGQTQAPLLKHLLEAPNSTKVFHFARFDLGILQHQLGIRVAPIFCTKIASKLARTYSPRHGLKELVLDLTGVELDKSSQSSDWGNAANLSEAQLRYAANDVRYLLAAQAQLQAMLERESRWSLAQACFTALPTLIELDLAGFENIFDH, from the coding sequence ATGGATATGGATTTTCCCTTGACTATTTTCGATCAAGATTTATCCCCGGCCAGCTTTGAGCAATTCCGCCCGGCCGACCGTTTAGCCATTGACACAGAAACCATGGGATTAAAGCCCAGCCGCGATCGGTTATGCCTTGTGCAAATTTGCGATCCCCAAGGCCAAGTGGCGGTGATTCGGATTAGCCGGGGACAAACTCAAGCTCCCCTCTTAAAACACCTTCTCGAAGCCCCTAACAGTACAAAAGTGTTCCATTTTGCCCGGTTTGATTTGGGGATTTTGCAGCACCAATTAGGGATTAGGGTCGCGCCAATTTTCTGTACTAAAATTGCCAGCAAACTGGCCCGGACCTACAGCCCCCGCCACGGTCTCAAAGAATTGGTTTTAGACCTGACAGGGGTTGAACTGGATAAAAGCTCCCAGAGTTCTGATTGGGGTAATGCGGCAAATTTATCTGAAGCCCAACTCCGCTATGCCGCCAATGATGTCCGCTATCTCCTAGCCGCCCAGGCCCAACTTCAGGCCATGCTTGAACGGGAATCACGTTGGAGTCTGGCCCAGGCCTGTTTTACCGCTTTACCCACCCTCATCGAATTGGATTTAGCGGGGTTTGAGAATATCTTTGACCACTAG
- a CDS encoding DMT family transporter, protein MNQDFWLGQLAALSSAALWAAASVGYRYLGQTIPALGLNLAKGLVALGLILLTVLGLPIFPIQESPQAVGLLLVSGFLGIGLGDTAYFVALRELGARITLLLCTLSPLITLLLAFCFLNETIPHFTVIGTIITLGGITIVISERTPSNSTPTAPSAQLSKLGLIAVMGSNLAQAGGVILARMAFLDTEFDPLYAALLRIFAGVLFLVILGGSQGKLGAWLEGFWQLKGGARRGNDPAANMPSYALNLQACMILVLAALAGTYLGIWLQQISLKFVSAGIAQTLSSTSPLFILLLAPILKEPITIRAGLGAILAVGGIALVFLNPTL, encoded by the coding sequence ATGAATCAAGATTTTTGGCTGGGGCAACTCGCAGCATTGAGTAGTGCGGCTCTGTGGGCTGCTGCATCTGTGGGCTATCGGTATTTGGGCCAGACTATTCCCGCCCTAGGATTAAACCTGGCTAAGGGTCTGGTTGCCTTGGGGTTAATTTTACTGACGGTTTTGGGGTTGCCAATTTTCCCAATCCAGGAGTCCCCCCAAGCAGTGGGATTATTGCTAGTCAGTGGTTTTTTGGGTATTGGCCTGGGAGATACGGCTTACTTTGTTGCCTTAAGGGAGTTGGGAGCCAGGATTACGCTCTTATTGTGTACGCTTTCGCCATTAATCACCCTATTATTAGCATTTTGCTTTTTGAACGAAACAATCCCCCACTTCACTGTAATTGGAACAATAATTACATTGGGTGGAATTACGATTGTGATTAGCGAGCGCACCCCCTCTAATTCGACTCCGACTGCCCCCAGTGCTCAATTATCAAAACTAGGTCTAATCGCTGTCATGGGTTCTAATCTTGCCCAGGCCGGGGGAGTTATTTTGGCACGGATGGCATTTTTAGACACTGAATTTGATCCCCTCTATGCTGCTCTACTGCGGATTTTTGCTGGGGTGCTTTTCCTGGTGATATTAGGCGGGAGTCAAGGAAAGTTGGGGGCCTGGTTAGAGGGATTTTGGCAACTCAAGGGAGGTGCTCGGCGGGGGAATGATCCTGCTGCAAATATGCCAAGCTATGCATTGAATCTTCAGGCCTGTATGATTTTGGTTTTGGCAGCCTTGGCTGGGACTTATTTGGGCATTTGGTTGCAGCAGATTTCCTTAAAATTTGTCTCGGCTGGCATTGCTCAAACCCTGAGTTCCACCAGTCCCTTATTTATTTTGCTGTTGGCCCCCATTCTTAAAGAACCGATTACCATCCGGGCAGGCCTGGGGGCAATCTTAGCGGTGGGTGGCATTGCCTTAGTTTTTCTGAACCCAACGTTATAG
- a CDS encoding glycoside hydrolase family 57 protein — protein MAIGYLALVLHAHLPFVRHPESDYVLEEEWLFEAITETYIPLLWMFEGLKRDGVDFKITMSMTPPLVSMLRDELLQDRYDAHLAQLEELAELEVERNQYNGHIRYLAEHYVQEFNRVRNTWEDYGRDLVKAFKQFQDSNNLEIITCGATHGYFPLMKMYPQAVWAQIKVACEHYEENFGRPPKGIWLPECAYYEGVERQLADAGLRYFLIDGHGVLYARPRPRFGTYAPIFTETGVAAFGRDHESSQQVWSSEVGYPGAAEYREFYKDLGWEAEYEYIKPYIMPNGQRKNTGIKYHKITGRGLGLSDKALYDPYWAKEKAAEHAENFMFNRGQQVRHLAQMMQRPPIVVSPYDAELYGHWWYEGPWFLDFLFRKSWFDQDTFAMTHLADYLRTHPTQQVCRPSQSSWGYKGFHEYWLNETNTWIYPHLHKAAERMIELAKVEAWDELSWRALNQAARELLLAQSSDWAFIMRTGTMVPYAVRRTRSHLTRFHKLHDDIREQKIDSGWLEKVEAIDNIFPSINYRVYRPL, from the coding sequence ATGGCTATTGGCTACCTTGCCCTTGTCCTCCATGCCCATTTACCCTTTGTCCGTCACCCCGAAAGTGATTACGTCTTAGAGGAAGAGTGGCTATTTGAGGCGATTACGGAAACCTATATCCCTCTCTTGTGGATGTTTGAGGGGCTAAAGCGGGACGGGGTAGATTTCAAAATTACGATGAGCATGACACCGCCCTTGGTTTCCATGTTGCGGGATGAATTACTCCAAGATCGCTATGATGCCCATCTGGCCCAGTTAGAAGAGTTAGCAGAGTTAGAAGTTGAGCGCAATCAATACAACGGGCATATTCGTTACTTAGCCGAGCATTATGTTCAAGAATTTAATCGGGTTCGCAACACTTGGGAAGACTATGGGCGGGATTTAGTTAAAGCCTTTAAGCAATTCCAAGACAGCAACAATCTGGAAATTATTACCTGCGGGGCGACCCATGGTTATTTCCCGTTAATGAAGATGTACCCCCAGGCCGTGTGGGCCCAAATCAAGGTGGCCTGTGAGCATTATGAGGAAAATTTTGGCCGGCCGCCGAAGGGGATTTGGTTACCGGAATGTGCCTATTACGAAGGGGTAGAACGCCAGTTAGCTGATGCGGGTTTACGATATTTTCTGATTGATGGTCACGGGGTTTTATACGCCCGCCCGCGGCCCCGCTTTGGTACCTATGCCCCCATCTTCACAGAAACAGGTGTGGCAGCCTTTGGCCGGGATCATGAATCTTCACAACAAGTCTGGTCGTCTGAGGTGGGCTATCCAGGGGCGGCGGAATATCGGGAATTTTATAAGGATTTGGGTTGGGAAGCGGAATACGAATACATTAAGCCCTACATCATGCCCAATGGTCAACGGAAAAATACCGGGATTAAATATCACAAAATTACGGGGCGGGGCCTGGGACTAAGTGATAAGGCCCTTTACGATCCCTACTGGGCTAAGGAAAAGGCGGCCGAACACGCTGAAAATTTCATGTTTAATCGGGGTCAACAAGTCCGTCACTTGGCCCAGATGATGCAACGGCCGCCGATTGTGGTCTCTCCTTACGATGCAGAATTGTATGGTCACTGGTGGTATGAGGGGCCTTGGTTCCTGGATTTCTTATTCCGTAAATCCTGGTTTGATCAAGATACTTTTGCGATGACTCATTTGGCGGATTACTTAAGAACCCATCCCACTCAGCAGGTCTGTCGGCCCTCTCAATCCAGTTGGGGTTACAAAGGTTTCCATGAATATTGGCTGAATGAAACAAATACTTGGATTTACCCCCACCTCCATAAAGCCGCGGAACGGATGATTGAGTTGGCCAAGGTCGAGGCCTGGGATGAACTGAGTTGGCGAGCCTTAAATCAAGCGGCCCGGGAACTCCTCTTAGCTCAATCCTCTGACTGGGCCTTCATTATGCGGACTGGAACCATGGTGCCCTATGCAGTGCGGCGAACTCGCTCTCACTTAACCCGATTCCACAAACTCCATGATGATATTCGGGAGCAGAAAATTGATTCTGGTTGGTTGGAAAAAGTTGAGGCAATTGATAATATTTTCCCAAGTATTAACTATCGCGTTTATCGTCCCCTCTAA
- a CDS encoding alpha-amylase family glycosyl hydrolase, which produces MPRPYYPSLYQINTRVWLQALSQDLGHPATLDHVPDSLLDTWAKWGFDWLWCLSVWETSPTSQQVSQTFPAWQTEFQAVLPDLGAADICGSGFAIQAYDVAPRLGGNGALQRFRQRLADRGLKLMLDFVPNHVGLDHPWLQNHPEYFIAGTVADLESQPQSYYHLPDELGGGIYAYGRDTYVPDWPDTLQLNYTEPGLVAAMTEELVKISALCDGVRCDVAMLVLPDVFARTWGREAQSFWPEAIAKVQAAQPGFCFLAEVYWDLEWRLHEAGFDYTYDKQLYDRLRSHQVRPVREHLSREVKFHNQAVRFLENHDEQRAAVTFSFEVHQAAAIITYLTPGLRFFYDGQLQGYPHRISPHLGRQPQAPVNASIEAFYQQLLAVLQQKILRTGAWQLLTCRPAWSENGSWDNFLAWAWTDDQNWLLVVVNYAPYASQCYVDLPWPELAGESWWLQDQLSAAGYERQGDELRQRGLYLDIPAWGYHLFEFGQV; this is translated from the coding sequence ATGCCACGCCCCTATTACCCATCCCTTTATCAAATTAACACCCGTGTTTGGCTCCAGGCCCTGAGCCAGGATCTGGGACATCCGGCAACTTTGGATCATGTTCCTGACAGCCTCCTCGACACCTGGGCCAAATGGGGTTTTGATTGGCTGTGGTGTTTAAGTGTTTGGGAAACAAGCCCGACTAGCCAGCAGGTTTCCCAGACATTTCCGGCCTGGCAAACAGAATTTCAAGCAGTGTTACCGGATTTAGGGGCCGCAGATATTTGTGGTTCTGGGTTTGCAATCCAGGCCTATGACGTTGCACCGAGATTAGGTGGCAATGGGGCCCTGCAACGATTTCGCCAACGTCTCGCTGACCGGGGCCTGAAATTAATGTTGGATTTTGTGCCGAATCATGTTGGGCTGGATCATCCTTGGCTACAGAACCATCCTGAATATTTTATTGCTGGTACAGTCGCCGACCTGGAAAGCCAACCCCAAAGTTATTACCATTTACCCGATGAATTAGGCGGTGGAATTTATGCCTACGGGCGAGATACCTACGTTCCCGACTGGCCTGATACTTTACAACTCAATTACACTGAACCAGGCCTGGTGGCGGCCATGACTGAGGAATTGGTGAAAATCTCCGCTCTGTGTGATGGGGTGCGCTGTGATGTGGCGATGCTGGTCTTGCCGGATGTCTTTGCTCGCACCTGGGGAAGGGAGGCCCAATCCTTTTGGCCAGAGGCCATTGCCAAGGTACAGGCAGCCCAACCCGGATTTTGTTTTTTGGCAGAAGTTTATTGGGATTTGGAGTGGCGGCTCCATGAGGCTGGTTTTGATTACACCTACGATAAACAACTCTATGATCGGCTGCGTTCCCACCAGGTTCGTCCCGTGCGTGAACATTTATCCAGAGAAGTAAAATTCCATAACCAAGCGGTGCGTTTTTTAGAAAACCATGATGAACAGCGGGCGGCGGTGACGTTTTCCTTTGAAGTTCACCAAGCAGCAGCAATCATTACCTATTTAACCCCTGGACTCCGATTTTTCTATGATGGCCAATTACAAGGCTATCCCCATCGCATCTCGCCCCATCTTGGTCGTCAACCCCAGGCCCCGGTAAATGCCAGTATCGAAGCCTTTTATCAACAACTTTTGGCAGTCCTACAACAAAAAATCCTCAGAACCGGGGCTTGGCAATTATTAACCTGTCGTCCGGCCTGGTCTGAGAATGGCAGTTGGGATAATTTCTTGGCCTGGGCCTGGACAGATGATCAAAATTGGTTACTGGTTGTTGTCAACTATGCCCCCTATGCCAGCCAGTGCTATGTGGATCTACCTTGGCCAGAGTTAGCGGGTGAGTCGTGGTGGTTGCAGGATCAACTGAGTGCCGCTGGTTATGAACGCCAGGGAGATGAGCTACGCCAAAGAGGTTTGTATCTGGATATCCCGGCCTGGGGCTATCACCTCTTTGAATTTGGCCAGGTTTGA
- a CDS encoding DNA recombination-mediator protein A, which translates to MTQATGLPAIDSPSVDEFLQELATIQQAGPKRIALLGSRHVPITHQHLIEMMSYAMVLAGNRLMTSGAMGTNAAVIRGAMRADPNLLTVVLPQGMDRQPRESRQQLDKVMHLVEKPENDHLPLAEASTLCNQEIISRCQQLICFAFHDSHTLLQACEFAEEQHKVVTLFYFD; encoded by the coding sequence TTGACCCAGGCCACCGGACTTCCCGCTATTGATAGCCCCAGTGTTGATGAGTTTCTCCAAGAATTAGCCACAATCCAGCAAGCAGGGCCCAAGCGCATTGCCTTACTCGGCTCTCGCCATGTTCCCATTACCCATCAACACCTGATTGAAATGATGAGTTATGCCATGGTTTTAGCGGGAAACCGCTTGATGACATCCGGGGCAATGGGGACTAATGCAGCTGTGATTCGGGGGGCGATGCGGGCCGATCCCAATCTCCTCACGGTTGTTTTACCCCAAGGAATGGATCGCCAACCACGGGAATCACGGCAACAGTTGGATAAGGTCATGCACCTAGTCGAGAAACCAGAAAACGATCACCTCCCTCTCGCTGAAGCCAGTACCCTCTGTAACCAAGAAATTATTAGTCGTTGCCAACAACTGATTTGCTTTGCCTTTCATGACAGCCATACGCTGCTCCAGGCCTGTGAGTTTGCCGAGGAACAGCATAAGGTAGTCACGTTGTTTTACTTTGATTAG
- the glyA gene encoding serine hydroxymethyltransferase — protein sequence MTKTNWDYLLASDPAVTAILDRELHRQQNHLELIASENFTSAAVMAAQGSVLTNKYAEGLPGKRYYGGCDYIDQVEQLAIERAKELFGAAHANVQPHSGAQANFAVFLALLNPGDTILGMDLSHGGHLTHGSPVNVSGKWFNVIHYGVSPDTEQLDFEQIRTLALAHKPKLIICGYSAYPRVIPFEKFRAIADEVGAYLLADMAHIAGLVASGHHPNPVPICDVVTTTTHKTLRGPRGGLILTKDAELGKKFDKAVFPGTQGGPLEHVIAAKAVAFGEALKPDFKAYSAQVIRNAQALASGLQARNLRIVSGGTDNHLLLIDLRSVGLTGKVADQLMADINITTNKNTIPFDPASPFVTSGLRLGSPALTTRGMTEIEFREIAEIIADRLQHPEDETIAQACRDRVAQLCSKFPLYPHLSIPAPLLV from the coding sequence GTGACCAAAACTAATTGGGATTACCTCCTTGCTTCAGATCCGGCAGTTACGGCAATTTTGGATCGGGAACTTCACCGGCAACAAAACCACTTGGAATTGATTGCTAGCGAAAACTTCACCTCCGCCGCCGTCATGGCCGCCCAAGGCTCAGTGTTAACTAATAAATATGCCGAAGGGTTGCCGGGAAAACGCTATTACGGCGGTTGTGACTATATTGATCAAGTTGAGCAGTTGGCCATCGAGCGGGCCAAAGAACTGTTCGGAGCAGCCCATGCCAATGTACAACCCCATTCCGGTGCCCAGGCCAACTTTGCGGTCTTTTTAGCTCTCCTCAACCCTGGCGATACGATCTTAGGGATGGATTTATCCCACGGTGGACATTTAACCCACGGCTCGCCGGTCAATGTTTCCGGGAAATGGTTCAACGTGATCCACTACGGGGTAAGTCCAGACACCGAGCAATTAGATTTTGAGCAGATTCGGACATTAGCACTGGCGCACAAACCAAAATTAATCATTTGTGGTTATTCTGCCTATCCACGGGTGATTCCATTTGAGAAATTCCGGGCCATTGCTGATGAAGTTGGTGCTTATTTACTGGCAGATATGGCCCACATTGCTGGCCTGGTGGCCTCTGGACATCACCCCAATCCAGTCCCAATTTGCGATGTCGTCACAACCACTACCCATAAAACCCTGCGCGGGCCAAGGGGCGGCTTAATTCTGACCAAAGATGCAGAACTGGGTAAGAAATTTGATAAGGCGGTCTTTCCCGGAACCCAGGGTGGCCCCCTTGAGCACGTCATTGCCGCCAAAGCGGTGGCCTTTGGAGAAGCCCTCAAGCCCGACTTCAAAGCCTACTCAGCCCAAGTCATCCGCAATGCCCAGGCCCTAGCCAGTGGTTTACAAGCGCGCAACTTACGAATTGTTTCCGGGGGAACAGATAATCATCTCCTCCTAATTGATTTACGCTCTGTGGGGTTAACAGGCAAAGTCGCCGATCAACTCATGGCCGACATCAACATCACCACCAACAAAAACACAATCCCCTTTGATCCGGCCTCCCCTTTTGTCACCAGTGGCCTTCGGTTGGGTTCGCCGGCCTTAACCACCAGGGGCATGACGGAAATTGAATTCCGGGAAATTGCCGAAATTATTGCTGACCGTTTACAACACCCTGAGGATGAAACCATTGCCCAGGCCTGTCGTGATCGGGTAGCCCAACTCTGTAGCAAATTTCCCCTCTATCCCCACTTGTCAATACCAGCCCCCCTACTCGTTTAA